One window of Gloeothece citriformis PCC 7424 genomic DNA carries:
- the fni gene encoding type 2 isopentenyl-diphosphate Delta-isomerase gives MSITPPINTATEIETRKADHLRVCLEEDVQFQRVTSGFENYRFTHCCLPEFDRKDINLQTRFLGKELGYPLLISSMTGGTELARLVNTRLATVAQRYGLAMGVGSQRIALEQPQLASTFAVRSFAPNILLLANLGAVQLNYGCGVKECLHLIEILEADALILHLNPLQECVQSKGDTNFRGLLAKIAQLCQQLPVPVVVKEVGNGISAPMAKQLIEAGVAAIDVAGAGGTSWAKVESQRAKDKKQRRLGQVFAEWGIPTAECITTIREMFPTIPLIASGGIKNGLDVAKALALGADLVGLARPFLEAAVESEAAVDEFVDFLIAELETALFCTGNSTVSQLKNSGVLQIQK, from the coding sequence ATGAGTATTACTCCACCTATCAATACAGCTACAGAAATTGAAACCCGAAAGGCCGATCACTTACGAGTTTGTCTAGAAGAAGACGTACAATTTCAGCGAGTGACTAGCGGCTTTGAAAACTATCGGTTTACTCATTGCTGTCTTCCTGAATTCGATCGCAAAGACATCAATTTACAAACCCGTTTTCTGGGTAAAGAGTTGGGTTATCCTCTGTTAATTTCTTCCATGACTGGAGGCACAGAATTAGCCCGTTTGGTGAACACTCGACTCGCTACTGTTGCTCAACGTTATGGCCTAGCGATGGGGGTAGGGTCTCAACGAATCGCCCTAGAACAGCCTCAACTAGCCTCTACCTTTGCGGTACGTTCTTTTGCTCCTAATATTTTATTATTAGCTAATTTAGGGGCTGTACAATTGAATTATGGCTGTGGAGTCAAGGAATGTTTACATCTGATCGAAATCTTAGAAGCTGATGCGCTGATCTTACATCTTAATCCCTTACAAGAGTGCGTCCAATCGAAAGGAGACACAAATTTTCGGGGATTATTAGCCAAAATTGCTCAATTGTGTCAACAGTTGCCCGTTCCTGTGGTGGTTAAAGAAGTGGGTAATGGGATTTCTGCACCTATGGCTAAACAATTAATCGAGGCAGGAGTTGCAGCGATTGACGTAGCGGGAGCCGGTGGAACTTCCTGGGCTAAAGTAGAAAGTCAACGGGCTAAAGATAAAAAACAACGTCGTTTAGGACAAGTCTTTGCCGAGTGGGGGATTCCCACTGCTGAGTGTATTACCACAATTCGAGAAATGTTTCCTACTATTCCTCTGATTGCCTCTGGAGGGATAAAAAACGGATTAGATGTGGCTAAAGCCTTGGCTTTAGGAGCAGATTTAGTGGGACTTGCCCGGCCTTTTTTAGAAGCCGCCGTAGAATCCGAGGCCGCCGTTGATGAATTTGTAGACTTTTTAATCGCTGAACTGGAAACGGCTTTATTTTGTACCGGTAATAGTACAGTCTCTCAACTCAAAAATTCTGGAGTTTTACAAATCCAGAAGTAA
- a CDS encoding 2OG-Fe(II) oxygenase: MVQTLTRQDKILNQLTEESLKQVLFGDALAIQVPNFLETPLCQKLASWYENHYQRQQYSTEFYKDGKVFQVNLGVLRIGTPYNLTYGKAKTDPIWEKYYLDAQINMQARQSICFPHTDPIELLKSKLCDLCEHGATIASFDDKPMFSGIGRVSLPNAKANEIQPHCDCLPEDYQLDGQFGVNFYLEVPEEGGELKVWDMKPLTPLEIKKMNIEKQWQSPSIKTHLIKPQQGDLVIINTRRPHAIKAYSEGKRISLATFMGYKHNQPFLMWT; this comes from the coding sequence ATGGTACAAACATTAACGAGACAAGATAAAATTCTCAACCAATTAACTGAAGAGTCTTTAAAACAAGTTCTTTTTGGAGATGCTCTAGCCATTCAAGTCCCCAACTTTTTAGAAACACCCCTTTGTCAAAAACTAGCTTCGTGGTATGAAAACCATTATCAAAGACAACAATACAGTACAGAATTTTATAAAGATGGCAAAGTTTTTCAAGTCAATCTTGGCGTACTTAGAATAGGAACACCTTATAATTTAACTTATGGGAAAGCGAAAACAGATCCGATTTGGGAAAAATATTATCTTGACGCGCAAATTAATATGCAAGCCAGACAATCAATCTGTTTTCCCCATACAGATCCGATTGAACTTTTAAAATCGAAACTATGCGATCTATGTGAACATGGAGCTACAATTGCTAGCTTTGACGATAAACCTATGTTTTCTGGCATTGGTCGGGTTAGCTTACCTAATGCCAAAGCGAATGAAATCCAACCCCATTGTGATTGCCTCCCAGAAGACTATCAATTAGATGGACAATTCGGGGTTAATTTTTATTTAGAAGTTCCCGAAGAAGGAGGAGAATTAAAAGTCTGGGATATGAAGCCTTTAACCCCTCTTGAAATTAAAAAGATGAATATAGAGAAACAGTGGCAATCTCCCTCAATAAAAACTCATCTGATCAAACCGCAACAAGGAGATCTTGTTATTATTAATACCAGAAGACCTCACGCGATAAAAGCTTATTCAGAAGGAAAACGTATTTCTTTAGCTACTTTTATGGGTTATAAACATAATCAACCCTTTCTTATGTGGACATAA
- a CDS encoding RNA-guided endonuclease InsQ/TnpB family protein, producing the protein MYKAYKFRLYPNTEQQIALAKSFGCARWYWNYSLNLCQETYNKTGKGLSRGYIQGLLPGLKKEYPWLTDAYSQCLQVVALNLTTAYKNFFDKRAKLPRFKSKHGRQSISYPANVKFEGDYLKLPGKVGLVYCRRHRDMTGTIKTVTVSKNSDGKYFASVLVDDGKEQPESSTDGNAIGIDLGLTHFAITSNGSKYDNPRHVSKHSKNLKKKQQSLSRKKKGSNKRNKARRLVAKVHSKIARCREDFLHKLSRKIVNENQVIAVENLNVKGMVRNHNLAKAIYDVSWGQFCTMLKYKAEREGKTYIEIDRFFPSSKTCNVCLNQVGSLPLDVRNWTCEHCQSHHDRDINAATNIKNEALRILSLGTSDTANGGDVRRLGGRIPCLLDAIPDEVGSPN; encoded by the coding sequence ATGTACAAGGCATACAAATTCAGACTGTATCCCAATACCGAGCAACAGATAGCCTTAGCTAAAAGCTTTGGTTGTGCTAGATGGTATTGGAACTATAGCCTAAATTTATGCCAAGAAACATATAATAAGACGGGAAAAGGATTATCTAGGGGATATATTCAAGGTTTATTACCTGGACTCAAAAAAGAATATCCTTGGCTAACCGATGCTTATTCGCAATGTTTACAGGTGGTTGCTCTTAACCTCACGACAGCTTACAAAAACTTTTTCGACAAACGAGCTAAACTCCCTAGATTCAAATCTAAACACGGAAGGCAATCTATCAGCTATCCTGCTAATGTCAAGTTTGAGGGAGATTATCTCAAACTTCCTGGTAAAGTCGGATTGGTTTATTGTCGTCGGCATAGGGATATGACGGGGACTATCAAGACTGTTACTGTTTCAAAAAACAGTGACGGGAAGTATTTTGCATCTGTTTTAGTGGATGACGGTAAAGAACAACCAGAATCTTCAACTGATGGAAACGCAATAGGAATTGACTTAGGACTTACTCATTTTGCTATAACCTCAAACGGGAGTAAATACGATAATCCTAGGCATGTTTCCAAGCATTCTAAAAACCTTAAAAAGAAACAGCAAAGTTTATCACGCAAGAAAAAAGGAAGTAACAAAAGAAATAAAGCCAGGAGACTTGTTGCCAAAGTCCATAGCAAAATAGCTAGATGCCGTGAAGATTTTCTACACAAACTATCCCGTAAGATAGTCAACGAAAACCAAGTTATTGCAGTAGAAAATCTCAATGTCAAAGGAATGGTTAGAAACCATAATCTAGCCAAAGCGATCTACGATGTAAGTTGGGGTCAATTCTGTACAATGCTCAAATATAAAGCAGAAAGAGAGGGAAAAACTTATATAGAAATAGACAGGTTTTTCCCTTCTTCTAAAACTTGCAATGTCTGTCTAAATCAGGTTGGTAGTTTACCTCTTGATGTTAGAAACTGGACTTGTGAGCATTGCCAAAGTCATCATGATAGGGACATCAATGCGGCGACCAACATAAAAAATGAAGCCTTACGGATATTGTCGTTAGGGACTAGCGACACAGCCAATGGAGGGGATGTAAGACGGCTAGGAGGTAGGATACCTTGCCTTCTAGACGCAATCCCCGATGAAGTTGGAAGCCCCAACTAA
- a CDS encoding RNB domain-containing ribonuclease, whose amino-acid sequence MREFSSQVIQELETLKIPDYSNREPVLGFTIDAETSLDLDDAIWIEPTRRGAIVMVHITDVTAIIPQGSALEAAAIERVETHYHTRTVDPMLPADLANNKLSLLEGQLRPTVTIQITLNHNAEIEDTRVSLTQLTSLKKFSYVEAESVMNQPSDPFFSMIRYCDIWSQKLYWRRTTMGAIGGTSISGLFLDEEGKPDQLRQYRSQQIIQEFMILANTAIAQLAAQHQLPILYRNHTASAIAPEKKIMIETLSALGMPDLIRSQLATWLNKATYNPYLVGHFALSIDAYCHFTSPIRRVADLLNHRMIKAVFIEHQAIPYTVEKLTKIADAINQYKEEYRQKNNEFFEAERAKRAQAILKIPSQLQHLGEKEFSQILKNAVGTEKIVTVIPEIINRLQNKSIQPLDLYYLSKCDYSQPETQNLAEALIAYYQQAATRATQILQIKSQRDSTVVDYIYQQNASHHFACWCIVDNQTSLYPAKGQNKQESKHYASILWWEQFFKQALVAPNDRVLEWEQNPEDLSEEEQDCNDVNPIETDEFNDSVLSSQPDEQTELLTQVDNPIGYLNDKLPIMGIDKPQYEYRSLPQGWECTCKVIYQEETITGVQIASSKKEAKHSAALITLNKLEQKQVFSFES is encoded by the coding sequence GTGAGAGAATTTAGTTCCCAAGTTATTCAAGAGCTAGAAACCTTAAAAATTCCAGATTACAGTAATCGAGAACCGGTCTTAGGATTTACCATAGATGCTGAAACTTCCCTAGATTTAGATGATGCCATTTGGATTGAACCCACCCGACGGGGAGCAATCGTCATGGTACATATCACTGATGTTACCGCTATTATTCCCCAAGGATCTGCTTTAGAAGCCGCCGCCATTGAACGAGTGGAAACCCATTATCACACTCGTACCGTTGATCCTATGTTACCGGCAGATTTGGCTAATAATAAACTCAGTTTGTTAGAAGGACAGCTTAGACCTACCGTTACCATCCAAATTACTCTCAATCATAATGCGGAAATAGAAGACACAAGGGTCTCCCTAACTCAACTCACTAGCCTGAAAAAGTTTTCTTATGTCGAAGCTGAGTCGGTGATGAATCAACCCAGTGACCCATTTTTTTCGATGATACGCTATTGTGATATCTGGTCTCAAAAACTCTATTGGCGACGAACGACGATGGGTGCTATTGGAGGAACGTCTATCTCTGGTCTTTTTTTAGATGAGGAAGGAAAACCCGATCAACTTAGACAGTATCGTTCCCAACAGATTATTCAAGAATTTATGATCCTGGCTAATACAGCGATCGCACAATTAGCGGCACAACACCAACTCCCTATCCTTTACCGAAATCATACGGCCTCTGCCATAGCACCAGAGAAAAAGATTATGATTGAAACTTTAAGCGCTTTGGGAATGCCGGATTTAATTCGATCGCAATTGGCAACTTGGTTAAATAAAGCCACCTATAATCCCTATTTAGTGGGACATTTTGCCTTATCCATCGACGCTTATTGTCATTTTACTTCTCCGATTAGACGGGTAGCAGATTTGCTCAACCATCGGATGATTAAAGCCGTATTTATTGAACATCAAGCTATTCCCTATACGGTTGAAAAATTAACTAAAATCGCTGATGCCATCAATCAATATAAAGAAGAATATCGGCAAAAAAATAATGAATTTTTTGAAGCTGAGAGAGCCAAACGAGCGCAAGCCATTTTAAAAATCCCCTCCCAGCTACAACATTTAGGGGAAAAAGAATTTTCTCAAATTCTCAAAAATGCGGTGGGCACTGAGAAAATAGTGACCGTTATCCCTGAAATTATTAACCGCCTACAGAATAAATCTATTCAACCGTTAGATTTATATTATTTATCTAAATGTGATTATTCTCAACCCGAAACCCAAAATCTAGCGGAGGCTTTAATTGCTTATTATCAACAAGCAGCAACCAGAGCCACTCAAATTTTACAGATAAAATCCCAACGAGATAGCACTGTCGTCGACTATATTTATCAACAGAATGCTAGTCATCATTTTGCCTGTTGGTGTATAGTTGATAATCAAACGTCATTGTATCCCGCTAAAGGACAAAATAAACAGGAATCAAAACATTATGCCTCAATTCTCTGGTGGGAACAATTTTTTAAACAGGCTTTAGTCGCTCCTAACGATCGCGTTTTAGAATGGGAACAGAACCCTGAAGACCTATCTGAGGAGGAACAAGACTGTAATGATGTTAACCCAATAGAAACAGATGAGTTTAATGATTCAGTTTTATCCTCTCAACCCGATGAGCAAACAGAATTACTAACTCAAGTGGATAACCCGATAGGTTATCTTAACGACAAATTGCCCATCATGGGCATCGATAAACCTCAATACGAGTATCGTAGTCTGCCGCAAGGGTGGGAATGCACTTGTAAAGTTATCTATCAAGAAGAAACCATTACCGGAGTTCAAATCGCGTCATCGAAGAAAGAGGCAAAACATTCTGCCGCCTTAATAACTTTGAACAAGCTCGAGCAAAAACAAGTTTTTTCTTTCGAGTCTTAA
- a CDS encoding cation:proton antiporter — protein MFTLNNVFYEIALILIIATAMGALAVWLRQPLIMAFIGVGILVGPAGLEIVKSSTEVELFAEMGIALLLFVVGLKLNPQEIRETGAVAIIAGLGQIGLTALLGDFLALNLGFTGVEAFYIGIALTFSSTIIIVKLLSDQREIDALHGRISVGILIIQDLVVILVMITLSTLMGNQAQGGLIQAIILVFWKGGGFILAVALITRFILPFLLDNLARSTELLLVFAISWAIALASVGDALGFSKEVGAFIAGVSLASTHYRITIGSKLMSIRDFLLLFFFINLGIHIDVSHFGAAFLPALILSTFTFIGKPLMVMVLVEMMGYRKYTSAMTSLSQSQISEFSLILANLGLSLGQISEEVLGLITLVGLITMGCSTYMIIYGHRIYEWLSPVLTELEKFIPHPKKTLADLSETEVDRVDIILFGLGRYGGSMIANLQHLGIKVLGVDFDPEIVRFWKKKGVLAFYGDAEDPEFTATLPLREAKWIVSTLPGERIGLVLLHTLQHHHFQGKIALTSHNLKEMKTLQKAGADLVLLPFRDAATQASRTLAQLT, from the coding sequence ATGTTTACGTTAAATAACGTTTTTTATGAAATCGCCCTAATTTTAATCATCGCAACAGCTATGGGAGCGTTAGCGGTGTGGTTAAGACAGCCTTTAATTATGGCGTTTATTGGGGTAGGAATTTTAGTCGGCCCGGCCGGACTAGAAATCGTTAAATCTTCGACAGAAGTAGAACTTTTTGCCGAGATGGGAATAGCTCTACTCCTATTTGTTGTCGGATTAAAATTAAATCCTCAAGAAATCCGAGAAACCGGAGCGGTGGCCATTATTGCCGGGTTGGGACAAATTGGATTAACCGCATTATTAGGTGATTTTCTGGCGTTGAACTTGGGATTTACTGGAGTAGAAGCCTTTTATATCGGAATTGCTCTCACCTTTTCTAGTACAATTATTATTGTTAAGTTACTCTCAGATCAACGAGAAATTGATGCTTTACATGGGCGAATTTCTGTCGGCATTTTAATTATTCAGGATCTTGTCGTTATTTTGGTGATGATCACCTTGAGTACCTTGATGGGAAATCAGGCTCAAGGAGGGTTAATTCAGGCAATTATCTTGGTCTTTTGGAAAGGTGGGGGCTTTATCTTAGCGGTTGCTCTAATAACTCGTTTTATCTTGCCTTTTTTATTAGATAATTTAGCCCGTTCTACAGAATTATTATTAGTATTTGCTATTTCTTGGGCGATCGCCTTAGCTTCAGTAGGAGACGCTTTAGGGTTTAGTAAGGAAGTCGGCGCATTTATTGCCGGAGTTTCTCTTGCTTCTACTCATTATCGCATTACGATCGGATCTAAGTTAATGAGTATCCGAGATTTTTTATTATTATTTTTCTTTATTAATTTGGGAATTCATATCGATGTTAGTCATTTTGGAGCAGCATTTTTACCGGCTTTAATTTTGTCTACTTTTACGTTTATAGGTAAACCTTTGATGGTGATGGTATTAGTGGAAATGATGGGATATCGAAAGTATACCAGTGCCATGACCAGTTTATCTCAAAGCCAAATTAGTGAATTTTCTTTAATTCTGGCCAACTTAGGATTAAGTTTAGGACAAATTTCGGAAGAAGTATTAGGATTAATTACTTTAGTTGGGTTAATCACGATGGGATGTTCAACCTATATGATTATTTATGGTCATCGGATTTATGAATGGCTCTCACCGGTTTTAACCGAGTTAGAAAAATTTATTCCTCATCCTAAGAAAACATTAGCCGATTTATCAGAAACCGAGGTCGATCGTGTCGATATTATTCTGTTTGGGTTGGGAAGATATGGAGGCAGTATGATCGCTAATTTACAACATTTAGGCATAAAAGTTTTAGGGGTAGATTTTGATCCGGAAATCGTCCGTTTTTGGAAAAAGAAAGGGGTATTAGCTTTCTATGGCGATGCGGAAGATCCCGAATTTACCGCTACTCTTCCTTTACGAGAGGCAAAATGGATCGTTAGCACTTTACCCGGAGAAAGAATTGGCTTAGTTTTATTACATACCCTTCAACATCATCATTTTCAGGGAAAAATTGCCCTAACCAGTCATAATTTAAAAGAGATGAAAACTCTACAAAAAGCCGGGGCAGATTTAGTTTTATTACCTTTTCGAGATGCGGCGACACAAGCGTCAAGAACTTTAGCACAGTTAACTTAA
- a CDS encoding GIY-YIG nuclease family protein has product MTPTDIISLDSLEYIPYIDEKGMILETSPSKIGVYAIFDQNKDLKFVGYSRDIYLSLKQHLVRQPQQCYWLKIHTITRPNRTQLEQICAYWIEENGKIPAGNDEDKKNWTDPIDAKVTMTETEKKDYEQSDELGKIKLLKKISRRVEEDLLLQLKSRNIQMEIRFNPKLKEQGLLDLK; this is encoded by the coding sequence ATGACACCAACAGACATAATTTCTTTAGACAGTCTAGAGTATATTCCCTATATTGATGAAAAAGGCATGATTTTAGAAACATCACCCAGTAAAATAGGGGTATATGCCATTTTTGACCAAAATAAAGACTTAAAATTTGTCGGCTATTCACGAGACATATATTTAAGTTTAAAGCAACATTTAGTGAGACAACCACAACAGTGTTATTGGTTAAAAATTCACACCATTACTCGTCCAAATCGTACCCAATTAGAACAAATATGCGCCTATTGGATTGAAGAAAATGGTAAAATTCCTGCCGGCAATGATGAAGACAAAAAAAACTGGACTGACCCCATTGATGCTAAAGTAACCATGACCGAAACCGAAAAAAAAGATTATGAACAAAGTGATGAGCTAGGAAAAATTAAGCTTCTCAAAAAAATTTCCCGACGGGTAGAAGAAGACTTATTACTGCAACTCAAAAGCCGAAATATTCAGATGGAAATCCGTTTTAATCCCAAACTGAAAGAACAAGGATTATTAGATCTCAAGTAA
- a CDS encoding GUN4 domain-containing protein — MTRIFISHSHSDKEIAERLVDFLLSALEIEEKDLLCTSIPGHQLIFGKSIDEQLKTYLNETIGLIALITQDSLRSNWVIFELGSSWAMSKLVIPIMGPGINYDDLPGPLKNYPGVRIEDENPSYRLTDVINQLAETLNIAQKTSAKKEVKKDYFLSQLKAWQSNLSHSDLLAQKQVKDLSLKLQQSEDLYRQAQTQLEQQKALILKQSEKLEFLQQKLAEKESIMAQLKSQLSPPTVEVDLKSEKGINYTKLHDLLAQQKWKEADYETYLCMMAAVGRNKGDYFRKDEIENFPSQDLHTIDQLWLKYSNGHFGLSVQQQIWLEVGAKIDYDTECRLADRVGWRKEGDWISYDSLEFSLSAPKGQLPYKFADFVGLRGFCVSSFASRLVECKNK, encoded by the coding sequence ATGACGCGCATTTTTATTAGTCATAGCCACTCAGATAAGGAAATAGCCGAGAGACTGGTTGATTTTTTGCTGAGTGCTTTAGAGATTGAAGAAAAAGATCTGCTGTGTACTTCTATTCCGGGTCATCAATTAATTTTTGGCAAGTCTATTGATGAACAACTTAAAACCTATTTAAATGAAACTATCGGACTAATTGCCCTCATTACTCAAGATAGTTTACGGTCAAATTGGGTTATATTTGAGCTAGGTTCATCTTGGGCGATGTCAAAACTTGTGATTCCGATTATGGGGCCGGGTATTAATTATGATGATTTGCCTGGCCCATTAAAAAATTATCCAGGGGTACGTATAGAAGATGAAAACCCCTCCTATCGATTAACTGATGTAATTAATCAATTAGCAGAAACCCTAAATATAGCTCAGAAAACAAGTGCTAAAAAAGAGGTAAAAAAAGATTATTTTTTAAGTCAACTTAAAGCTTGGCAATCTAATTTATCACACTCAGATTTATTAGCCCAAAAACAGGTTAAAGACTTAAGTCTTAAACTCCAACAATCCGAGGACTTATATAGACAAGCTCAAACCCAATTAGAGCAACAGAAAGCCCTCATTTTAAAGCAATCAGAAAAACTAGAGTTTTTACAGCAAAAATTAGCCGAAAAAGAGTCAATCATGGCTCAGTTAAAGTCACAGTTATCACCCCCAACGGTTGAAGTAGACCTTAAAAGCGAAAAAGGCATTAACTATACTAAACTTCATGACCTCTTGGCACAACAAAAATGGAAAGAGGCAGACTATGAAACTTATCTTTGTATGATGGCCGCAGTGGGGAGAAATAAAGGAGACTATTTCAGAAAAGATGAAATTGAAAATTTTCCCTCCCAAGACCTCCACACGATTGACCAACTTTGGCTAAAGTATAGTAACGGTCACTTTGGTTTGAGTGTTCAGCAACAAATCTGGCTTGAAGTCGGTGCTAAGATCGATTATGATACTGAGTGTAGATTGGCCGATCGCGTCGGATGGCGCAAGGAAGGAGACTGGATATCCTACGACTCCTTAGAGTTTAGTTTATCTGCACCCAAGGGACAACTTCCTTATAAGTTTGCTGATTTTGTGGGTTTGCGGGGTTTTTGCGTTTCTTCTTTTGCCTCAAGACTTGTCGAGTGCAAAAATAAATAA
- a CDS encoding DUF928 domain-containing protein, which produces MNKKIFNFSATLACSATLLQLGIIPPSFAIQSTQPQAENYSNNYIAQARTYKVKLGDTLSGIAYKNGINLQQILSFNPNLRNNPNLIRVGQVIYLSKPASPPVAQKPPARRQSVQTFNLPNQRRIASNRVGARRGDPKQDCRVNPDDSLKVLLPETNFGYTLQDYPTFFWYMPQLKTQPERLELKVRPVGADSFKTYQLTSTNQNAGVMSVTLPPEMGAFEEGTEYQWEVRVYCTPQMFMSATGNIQRLSANNPQLESKLENASVEDYPAILAQEGVWYDALLTLAALRKENPNDSSLSADWTNLLKIIGFENIASAPLVVSGGN; this is translated from the coding sequence ATGAATAAAAAAATTTTTAATTTTAGTGCTACTCTCGCCTGTTCTGCTACTTTACTACAGCTAGGAATAATCCCGCCATCTTTTGCCATTCAATCCACCCAACCTCAAGCAGAAAATTACTCCAACAATTATATTGCTCAAGCTCGTACTTATAAAGTCAAATTAGGGGATACTCTTTCAGGAATTGCTTATAAAAATGGCATCAATTTACAACAAATTCTCAGTTTTAATCCCAATTTACGGAACAATCCTAATCTAATTCGCGTCGGACAAGTGATATATTTAAGTAAACCGGCATCTCCTCCCGTCGCCCAAAAACCTCCTGCAAGACGGCAATCGGTTCAAACCTTTAATCTTCCCAATCAACGACGGATAGCGAGTAATCGAGTCGGTGCAAGACGGGGAGACCCTAAACAAGATTGTAGAGTTAATCCGGATGATTCCTTAAAAGTATTATTACCAGAAACGAATTTTGGTTATACCCTACAAGATTATCCTACCTTTTTTTGGTATATGCCCCAGTTAAAAACTCAACCCGAACGTCTTGAGTTAAAAGTGCGTCCGGTGGGGGCAGATAGTTTTAAAACTTATCAATTAACCAGCACAAATCAAAATGCCGGCGTGATGAGTGTCACTCTTCCGCCTGAAATGGGTGCTTTTGAAGAAGGAACAGAATATCAATGGGAGGTTAGAGTTTATTGTACGCCTCAAATGTTTATGTCAGCCACCGGAAATATTCAACGGTTATCAGCGAATAATCCCCAATTAGAGAGTAAATTAGAAAATGCTTCCGTTGAGGACTATCCGGCTATTTTGGCACAAGAAGGGGTATGGTATGATGCCTTATTAACCTTAGCCGCATTACGAAAAGAGAATCCGAATGATAGTAGTTTGTCTGCTGATTGGACAAATCTTTTAAAAATCATTGGTTTTGAAAATATTGCCTCTGCGCCTTTAGTAGTGAGTGGCGGTAATTAA